The following proteins come from a genomic window of Microtus pennsylvanicus isolate mMicPen1 chromosome 22, mMicPen1.hap1, whole genome shotgun sequence:
- the LOC142839921 gene encoding protein-lysine methyltransferase METTL21E isoform X1 — translation MDPETEKEIREGDDDRQVVAEIMARSFIPTQITTVSWEGFHFAGHEIRITEAKDCYGAVVWPSALVLCYFLETHAKQYNMVDKNVIEIGAGTGLVSIVASLLGARVTATDLPELLGNLQYNISRNTKMKCKHLPQVKELSWGVALDRDFPRSATNFDYILAADVVYAHPFLEELLLTFDHLCRESTIILWAMRFRLEKENRFVDRFKELFDLEELSSFPSLNIKLYKAMKKNRRSA, via the exons ATGGATCCAGAAACTGAAAAAg aGATCAGAGAAGGTGACGATGACAGGCAGGTGGTTGCAGAGATCATGGCAAGGAGTTTTATTCCAACTCAGATAACGACTGTTTCTTGGGAAGGCTTTCACTTCGCTGGTCATGAGATTCGGATTACGGAAGCCAAAGATTGTTATGGTGCTGTTGTCTGGCCCTCG GCCCTTGTTCTCTGCTATTTCCTGGAAACACATGCCAAGCAATATAACATGGTTGATAAAAATGTGATTGAAATTGGAGCTGGGACAGGGCTTGTCTCCATTGTGGCAAGTTTACTTG GCGCTCGCGTGACTGCTACAGACTTACCTGAATTACTTGGAAACCTGCAATATAATATTTCCAGAAACACCAAAATGAAATGCAAGCATTTGCCCCAGGTTAAAGAGCTGTCCTGGGGAGTGGCATTAGATAGGGACTTCCCCAGGTCTGCCACTAACTTTGACTACATCCTGGCAGCCGATGTCGTCTATGCCCATCCTTTCCTGGAGGAGCTTCTCCTGACCTTTGATCATCTCTGCAGAGAAAGCACCATCATCCTCTGGGCCATGAGATTCAGGCTGGAGAAGGAGAATAGATTTGTAGATAGATTTAAGGAACTGTTCGACCTTGAGGAACTCTCTAGTTTCCCTAGCCTGAATATTAAGTTGTACAAAGCTATGAAGAAGAATAGGAGGAGTGCGTAG
- the LOC142839921 gene encoding protein-lysine methyltransferase METTL21E isoform X2 has protein sequence MRFGLRKPKIVMVLLSGPRYHFLRVCCTPVAFQALVLCYFLETHAKQYNMVDKNVIEIGAGTGLVSIVASLLGARVTATDLPELLGNLQYNISRNTKMKCKHLPQVKELSWGVALDRDFPRSATNFDYILAADVVYAHPFLEELLLTFDHLCRESTIILWAMRFRLEKENRFVDRFKELFDLEELSSFPSLNIKLYKAMKKNRRSA, from the exons ATGAGATTCGGATTACGGAAGCCAAAGATTGTTATGGTGCTGTTGTCTGGCCCTCGGTATCATTTCTTAAGAGTTTGCTGCACCCCAGTTGCTTTCCag GCCCTTGTTCTCTGCTATTTCCTGGAAACACATGCCAAGCAATATAACATGGTTGATAAAAATGTGATTGAAATTGGAGCTGGGACAGGGCTTGTCTCCATTGTGGCAAGTTTACTTG GCGCTCGCGTGACTGCTACAGACTTACCTGAATTACTTGGAAACCTGCAATATAATATTTCCAGAAACACCAAAATGAAATGCAAGCATTTGCCCCAGGTTAAAGAGCTGTCCTGGGGAGTGGCATTAGATAGGGACTTCCCCAGGTCTGCCACTAACTTTGACTACATCCTGGCAGCCGATGTCGTCTATGCCCATCCTTTCCTGGAGGAGCTTCTCCTGACCTTTGATCATCTCTGCAGAGAAAGCACCATCATCCTCTGGGCCATGAGATTCAGGCTGGAGAAGGAGAATAGATTTGTAGATAGATTTAAGGAACTGTTCGACCTTGAGGAACTCTCTAGTTTCCCTAGCCTGAATATTAAGTTGTACAAAGCTATGAAGAAGAATAGGAGGAGTGCGTAG